From a single Arthrobacter sp. SLBN-112 genomic region:
- a CDS encoding PaaI family thioesterase, giving the protein MSTPSPMEAAEHQPSGHELWKITLGELDEKMGVKILEESVDRVVATMPVEGNRQSFGLLHGGASLAVGEAVGSWAAVIHASTMGKTAVGVDVSATHHRSARKGQITITATPIHLGGTLTTHEVLITNEAGQRLCTLRITNLLMKRKN; this is encoded by the coding sequence ATGAGCACCCCATCCCCCATGGAAGCTGCGGAACACCAGCCTTCCGGGCATGAGCTGTGGAAGATCACGCTGGGCGAACTGGACGAGAAAATGGGCGTGAAGATCCTGGAGGAGTCCGTGGACCGCGTGGTGGCCACCATGCCGGTGGAGGGCAACCGGCAATCGTTCGGACTGCTGCACGGCGGCGCCTCCCTTGCCGTGGGCGAGGCCGTCGGGTCCTGGGCCGCCGTCATCCACGCCAGCACCATGGGCAAGACCGCGGTGGGAGTGGACGTTTCCGCCACCCACCACCGCTCCGCCCGGAAGGGCCAGATCACCATCACGGCCACCCCCATCCACCTGGGCGGCACCCTGACCACACACGAGGTGCTGATCACCAACGAGGCGGGCCAGCGGCTCTGCACCCTGCGCATCACCAACCTGCTGATGAAGCGAAAAAACTGA
- a CDS encoding DUF4397 domain-containing protein, with translation MRKITVAAGALSLAASLAFAAPAQADNRHHDPALLSVLHGVPGLTVDVWVNGDLTLDNFTPGTLAGPLELAAGDYQIAITGADATSAEDPVIGPVHVELDEGGNYTAVAHLDAEGTPTASLFTNDTKAPRNEKKGKLTVRHVAAAPAVDVLAGGSAVIEGLSNPDEAILKLRAGTISASVAAAGTTDPVIGPADITVEGGKNTIVYAWGSLADGTLDVAVQVVDGRDRCDDDH, from the coding sequence ATGCGCAAAATAACCGTCGCCGCCGGAGCACTTTCACTTGCCGCGTCACTGGCCTTCGCTGCCCCCGCGCAGGCGGACAACCGGCATCACGACCCCGCCCTTCTGTCCGTCCTGCATGGCGTGCCCGGCCTCACCGTGGATGTGTGGGTGAACGGCGATCTCACCCTGGACAACTTCACGCCCGGCACTTTGGCCGGGCCGCTGGAACTGGCTGCCGGGGACTACCAGATCGCCATCACGGGGGCGGATGCCACCAGCGCGGAGGACCCGGTGATCGGGCCGGTGCACGTTGAACTCGACGAGGGCGGCAACTACACCGCAGTAGCGCATCTTGACGCCGAAGGCACCCCCACCGCGTCGCTCTTCACCAACGACACCAAGGCGCCCCGCAATGAGAAGAAGGGCAAGCTGACGGTCCGGCACGTAGCCGCGGCTCCCGCCGTCGACGTCCTGGCCGGCGGGTCGGCAGTGATCGAAGGACTCAGCAACCCCGATGAGGCAATCCTGAAGCTTAGGGCCGGCACCATCTCAGCGTCCGTCGCCGCAGCAGGAACCACCGACCCCGTGATCGGGCCTGCGGACATCACGGTCGAAGGCGGGAAGAACACCATCGTCTACGCATGGGGAAGCCTGGCCGACGGCACCCTGGACGTCGCCGTCCAGGTGGTTGACGGCAGGGACAGGTGCGACGACGACCACTGA
- a CDS encoding S1 family peptidase, with protein sequence MTTATASRHGKRSLALGAAAGIVAAAAFGAAPGWAFTDPSGSSENQPTATSSAGPASTAAADSSAATTGNRSLPQADLDAAILRDLGLTPEQFAAAGELGSRAAAAAEQLRAVPGYVGIRLQDNKIIVTGGGAELESAVGKLAATVPGISLEEPAVPAPNPTPPATEPAGTPASPPPSSAPQQTPSAEPAAPAPGPQVAASTEQLFQAYVREVGTAGLQAVVTSGGSFVIRTGGVASAQSTQDGAPGTASNQPGTPSTDAAPGKISPAEFVSKYANVVLDGAAPLKPETDVPGGVGYLSDTGFTCSTGFSAFDPAGLPTVLTAGHCAEDGTAKTADLLLGGAPAGRLGSFQFSQFGGPGNSPVLDPNTPTGSDYTAVADPGNVGTDIAVIGTIPQGLDPLPATSTHGDPSQPDPDVKIIGTASPVPGTPVCRSGWRTGWSCGHISAVGIFLVGGPNYPANANDIRAFNGFLSYDVQSSGGDSGGPWISGNFAVGTHSAGDSDGVLNIAVAATLEDSLKVLPGYQLELFLNKPGLVTTADSTVKAGTSITGQVPAAPASAVAAGSKVRITFAGRPPFDVPLDAAGNWSFTAPEAPGPFTFTAETVNGFSRSGPATVSLLIAPSFLPAPVITTPASQPLTSLDAVEGTGTPRATVTLSGDVAGSALVGDDGRWSIPLQAPAPYGKVNVTAVQSYPGLPDSPAATAAFAVMPPPPAVSSLSDGQHLQHDALPGAIAGTGLTGADVTVSLDGKPLSSAPAGAAQASRSMGLVLAPLVLVDGGTWQVPFPAAPAAGTHVLAVTQAVDGVASAPAQLSFIIDAAPSVLPAGNITDGTLAATGAGGLVIAAIAAAATLAVGVLLMVLLRRRNRRSAR encoded by the coding sequence ATGACAACAGCCACAGCGTCCAGGCACGGAAAGCGCAGCCTGGCATTGGGGGCGGCCGCAGGAATAGTGGCTGCCGCGGCCTTCGGAGCCGCTCCCGGGTGGGCCTTCACGGACCCGAGCGGGAGCTCCGAAAACCAACCCACCGCCACTTCTTCGGCAGGTCCCGCCAGCACCGCCGCCGCGGACAGTTCCGCAGCCACGACCGGGAACCGCAGCCTTCCCCAGGCGGACCTTGACGCCGCCATACTCCGGGACCTGGGCCTCACGCCGGAGCAGTTCGCCGCGGCGGGGGAGTTGGGCAGCCGGGCAGCCGCTGCAGCGGAACAGCTGCGTGCCGTCCCCGGCTATGTGGGCATCAGGCTCCAGGACAACAAGATCATTGTGACCGGCGGTGGAGCCGAACTGGAGTCGGCGGTCGGAAAATTGGCTGCAACCGTTCCCGGTATCTCTCTTGAAGAGCCGGCCGTTCCCGCTCCGAATCCCACGCCGCCGGCAACTGAACCTGCCGGCACGCCAGCCAGTCCACCGCCGTCGTCCGCTCCCCAACAGACACCCTCCGCAGAGCCCGCCGCTCCGGCACCCGGCCCGCAGGTGGCGGCCAGCACGGAGCAGCTCTTCCAAGCCTACGTTCGAGAGGTGGGTACGGCCGGGCTGCAGGCGGTGGTCACCTCCGGCGGCAGCTTCGTAATCCGGACCGGCGGCGTCGCATCCGCGCAGTCAACCCAGGACGGCGCTCCCGGAACTGCCTCCAACCAACCCGGCACGCCGTCCACTGACGCAGCGCCTGGCAAGATCTCGCCAGCGGAATTCGTCTCGAAGTACGCCAACGTCGTGCTCGATGGCGCTGCCCCCCTCAAACCGGAAACGGACGTCCCCGGCGGGGTCGGGTACCTGTCCGACACCGGGTTTACCTGTTCGACAGGCTTCTCTGCCTTTGACCCGGCGGGACTGCCCACTGTCCTGACCGCCGGGCACTGCGCGGAAGACGGCACTGCTAAAACGGCTGACCTGCTGCTCGGCGGAGCGCCCGCGGGCCGCCTGGGCAGCTTCCAGTTCAGCCAGTTCGGCGGCCCTGGAAACTCCCCGGTGCTCGACCCAAACACCCCCACGGGCTCCGACTACACAGCGGTCGCCGATCCGGGCAATGTGGGAACTGACATCGCCGTCATTGGAACCATCCCGCAGGGCCTGGATCCGCTTCCGGCCACCAGCACCCACGGAGACCCGTCCCAGCCGGACCCGGACGTCAAGATCATCGGCACCGCGTCCCCGGTGCCCGGAACGCCCGTCTGCCGTTCCGGATGGAGGACGGGGTGGTCCTGCGGCCATATCAGTGCGGTGGGGATCTTCCTGGTTGGCGGCCCCAACTACCCCGCCAACGCTAACGACATCCGCGCGTTCAACGGGTTCCTGTCCTACGACGTGCAGTCCAGCGGCGGCGACTCCGGCGGCCCCTGGATCAGTGGAAACTTCGCAGTGGGTACCCATTCCGCCGGCGACTCGGACGGGGTCCTGAACATTGCCGTGGCAGCCACCCTGGAGGACTCGCTCAAGGTGCTGCCCGGCTACCAGCTGGAACTCTTCCTCAATAAGCCCGGGCTCGTGACCACTGCGGACAGTACGGTCAAAGCCGGTACCAGCATCACGGGCCAGGTCCCGGCCGCCCCCGCCTCCGCCGTCGCCGCGGGATCCAAGGTCCGCATCACCTTTGCAGGCCGGCCGCCGTTCGATGTTCCCTTGGACGCCGCGGGCAACTGGTCGTTCACTGCGCCGGAGGCGCCCGGCCCGTTCACCTTTACCGCCGAAACCGTGAACGGATTCAGCCGTTCCGGTCCGGCCACAGTGAGCCTGCTCATCGCGCCATCGTTCCTGCCCGCGCCGGTCATCACCACGCCGGCCAGCCAGCCGCTGACCAGCTTGGATGCCGTGGAAGGCACGGGGACACCCCGCGCCACGGTGACGCTCTCCGGCGACGTCGCAGGCTCTGCGCTGGTGGGGGATGACGGGCGCTGGTCGATTCCGCTGCAGGCCCCGGCTCCTTACGGCAAGGTGAACGTCACGGCAGTGCAGTCCTACCCCGGCCTGCCGGACAGCCCCGCCGCCACGGCAGCCTTCGCCGTCATGCCGCCGCCGCCGGCCGTAAGCAGCCTTTCCGACGGACAGCATCTCCAACATGACGCCTTGCCGGGAGCGATCGCGGGTACCGGGCTGACCGGCGCTGATGTGACGGTGTCCCTCGACGGGAAGCCGCTCTCCTCCGCGCCGGCCGGTGCCGCACAGGCATCCCGTTCCATGGGCCTGGTCCTTGCGCCGTTGGTGCTGGTAGACGGGGGAACCTGGCAGGTTCCGTTCCCCGCCGCGCCGGCAGCGGGCACCCATGTCCTGGCGGTGACGCAGGCGGTGGACGGTGTGGCTTCTGCCCCGGCCCAGCTCAGTTTCATCATCGACGCCGCTCCGTCCGTGCTTCCCGCCGGGAACATCACGGACGGCACTCTTGCCGCCACGGGGGCCGGGGGACTGGTCATCGCGGCGATTGCCGCAGCCGCAACGCTCGCCGTCGGGGTCCTCCTGATGGTGCTGTTGCGCCGCCGGAACCGGCGGTCTGCCAGGTAA